Proteins encoded within one genomic window of Eurosta solidaginis isolate ZX-2024a chromosome 1, ASM4086904v1, whole genome shotgun sequence:
- the LOC137237236 gene encoding uncharacterized protein, with translation MTDPWMVQNSGHDTKTEGNVVKENGAQQKRSDEESPLPHLEFEDNFTPIVPTINARSNCGNAATSNRNENISNSNGGCLEPLPDSDIYLRGLERKLQKIKKGANLVEALAEKRNDCLHQLLHSENSDNNNAVLALDEPLNNLEFCRHLQPIQALSVGELVHIVRYDQLQEQEEQQDNADKKQEIEKETDKEEQ, from the exons ATGACAGATCCTTGGATGGTGCAAAATTCTGGCCACGATACTAAAACTGAAGGAAACGTCGTAAAAGAGAACGGAGCACAACAGAAACGAAGTGACGAAGAATCACCTTTGCCGCATTTAGAATTTGAGGATAATTTTACACCCATAGTACCAACAATAAACGCGAGGAGTAATTGTGGTAACGCAGCGACATCAAATCGTAACGAAAATATTAGTAACTCGAACGGTGGTTGCCTTGAACCATTACCCGATTCTGATATTTACTTGCGTGGGCTTG agcgaaaattacaaaaaatcaaaaaaggtGCCAATTTAGTAGAAGCGTTAGCCGAAAAACGCAACGATTGTTTACATCAATTGCTACATAGCGAGAATTCTGATAATAATAATGCAGTGTTAGCATTGGACGAGCCGTTGAACAATCTTGAATTCTGCAGACATCTTCAACCGATACAAGCTCTATCTGTTGGTGAGTTGGTTCATATTGTTAGGTACGATCAGTTGCAAGAGCAGGAAGAGCAACAGGATAACGCAGACAAAAAGCAGGAAATTGAAAAGGAAACCGACAAAGAGGAGCAGTAA
- the eIF2Balpha gene encoding translation initiation factor eIF2B subunit alpha: protein MPTSEDVKIDEAANVRNYFLHLLEQDKDLSSGIAAIKTLLMILEEKQFDTIHILHTTMRDAVAAMRNTDLSIAAVVSGGELFCRFITLSLDDKQMEECRQIMLHRGKIFLTKLLNSRDVIAQQAKKFVTDGSRVLTHSRSRVVLKALLSAAKNKEFHVYVTQGGPDKSGTQMVADLQRAGISSTLILDSATGYVMESVDFVMVGAEAVVESGGIINRIGTFTMGLCAREMKKPFYVLAESFKFTRLYPLNQRDLPDEYKYSRKHLVDVSKIHPQVDYTPPAYITLLFTDLGILTPSAVSDELIKLYM from the exons atgccaacCAGTGAAGATGTAAAAATCGACGAAGCCG CGAACGTGCGCAACTACTTCCTACACCTCTTGGAGCAGGACAAGGATCTGTCTTCGGGCATAGCCGCAATCAAAACATTATTGATGATACTGGAGGAAAAGCAAT TTGACACCATACACATCCTTCATACGACAATGCGTGATGCAGTGGCGGCAATGCGCAATACCGATCTATCAATTGCGGCGGTAGTAAGTGGCGGAGAACTTTTCTGTCGTTTCATAACACTCAGTTTGGATGACAAGCAAATGGAGGAGTGTCGACAAATAATGTTACATCGTGGCAAAATATTCCTCACCAAACTGCTAAACTCTCGTGATGTGATTGCTCAGCAGGCAAAGAAATTTGTCACAGATGGCAGTCGTGTACTAACGCACTCGCGTTCACGCGTTGTGCTTAAGGCACTGCTAAGTGCAGCAAAGAATAAAGAATTTCATGTTTATGTCACACAAGGTGGACCCGATAAATCAGG AACTCAAATGGTAGCCGATTTGCAACGTGCTGGTATTAGTAGCACATTAATATTGGACTCTGCTACAGGCTATGTTATGGAATCAGTAGACTTTGTTATGGTTGGCGCAGAGGCGGTAGTTGAAAGTGGTGGTATCATCAATCGCATAGGCACATTTACAATGGGTTTGTGTGCACGCGAGATGAAAAAACCTTTTTATGTGCTAGCTGAAAGTTTCAAGTTCACACGGCTCTATCCACTAAATCAACGTGACCTTCCCGATGAGTATAAA TATTCGCGTAAACATTTAGTTGACGTGTCTAAAATTCATCCTCAAGTGGATTATACACCTCCTGCTTACATTACTTTGTTATTTACTGATTTAGGCATTCTAACACCCTCAGCTGTTAGTGACGAGCTTATAAAGCTTTATATGTGA
- the LOC137237237 gene encoding uncharacterized protein, with the protein MNTPFGEVFLFLTDLAWKSRLTIPVLVTTVFLIMDIRLQIEINIQSGQAAADLDDDDDSDDDDDDDDSDDYLSDVTNDEGDNMYMEYTHAVEQEHNAQEYDNTTNCLRRSLGLS; encoded by the exons ATGAATACACCATTCGGTGAGGTATTTCTTTTTCTAACGGACCTGGCATGGAAAAGCCGTTTAACTATACCAGTTCTAGTAACAACGGTCTTTCTCATAATGGACATACGTTTGCAAATTGAAATCAATATACAATCCGGCCAG GCTGCCGCTGATTTAGATGACGATGATGATAGTGATGATGATGACGACGACGATGATTCGGATGATTATCTGAGTGATGTCACTAATGATGAAGGTGATAATATGTATATGGAATATACGCATGCCGTTGAGCAAGAGCATAATGCACAAGAATATGACAACACTACCAATTGCTTAAGGCGATCATTGGGCTTGAGTTAG